A single genomic interval of uncultured Pseudodesulfovibrio sp. harbors:
- a CDS encoding type III pantothenate kinase, which translates to MGTILLFDAGNTNTKICLADDTGLGESYTLPTRPANTNDDWGLKIEAILQREGIVPSEVEACVISSVVPPLDPLITRMARRFLDCEAVFAGRDLKIDLDNEYARPEQVGADILVGCLSARLTYDAENIIVIDFGTATTLACVQGTAFKGGLICPGVLSSVSALAGGTAKLPKVDLTIESETLSWGKSTEECLNQGLVFGFASMIDGLVNKLAAQMDDPFVVATGGLARTIGQVSDSVNELRPDLVMEGLWMAYYND; encoded by the coding sequence ATGGGAACCATACTGCTTTTCGACGCGGGCAATACCAATACCAAGATTTGTCTGGCCGACGACACGGGGCTTGGCGAAAGTTATACCCTGCCCACCCGTCCGGCCAATACCAACGATGACTGGGGGCTGAAGATAGAGGCCATTCTCCAGCGTGAAGGCATTGTGCCCAGCGAAGTGGAAGCCTGCGTCATTTCATCCGTGGTACCGCCGCTCGATCCGCTCATCACGCGCATGGCCCGCCGTTTTCTCGATTGCGAGGCCGTGTTTGCGGGGCGCGATCTGAAAATCGACCTTGATAATGAGTATGCCCGTCCCGAACAGGTGGGCGCGGATATCCTTGTCGGCTGTCTGTCCGCCCGACTGACGTATGATGCGGAAAACATCATCGTCATTGATTTCGGTACGGCCACGACGCTTGCCTGTGTGCAGGGCACGGCCTTCAAGGGCGGCCTGATCTGTCCCGGCGTCCTGTCATCCGTCTCGGCTCTGGCTGGGGGTACTGCAAAACTCCCCAAGGTCGACTTGACGATAGAATCCGAGACCCTCTCGTGGGGAAAAAGCACGGAAGAGTGCCTCAATCAGGGGCTTGTCTTCGGTTTCGCGTCCATGATAGACGGCCTTGTCAACAAACTGGCGGCCCAGATGGACGACCCGTTCGTCGTGGCCACCGGCGGCCTTGCCCGAACCATCGGCCAGGTGTCGGACTCGGTAAACGAACTCCGCCCCGACCTCGTCATGGAAGGGCTGTGGATGGCGTATTACAACGATTGA